In Synechococcus sp. KORDI-100, a single window of DNA contains:
- the petE gene encoding plastocyanin: MGSLLRTLAAACCALLMLIGLNVGSAQASTVEVKLGTDSGMLAFEPATVTIKAGDTVKFINNKLAPHNAVFDGHDEYSHSDLAFAPGESWEATFASAGTFDYYCEPHRGAGMVGKVIVE, from the coding sequence ATGGGCTCTCTCCTTCGCACCCTGGCAGCTGCCTGCTGCGCACTTTTGATGCTGATCGGCCTCAATGTCGGTTCAGCACAGGCTTCCACCGTTGAAGTGAAGCTCGGTACCGACAGCGGCATGCTCGCTTTTGAGCCCGCCACCGTGACCATCAAGGCCGGTGACACCGTCAAGTTCATCAACAACAAGCTGGCTCCCCACAATGCGGTATTTGATGGCCACGACGAATACAGCCATTCCGACCTGGCCTTCGCCCCAGGAGAATCCTGGGAAGCGACCTTCGCCAGCGCCGGCACGTTCGACTACTACTGCGAGCCCCACCGCGGAGCTGGCATGGTCGGGA
- a CDS encoding NAD-dependent epimerase/dehydratase family protein, producing the protein MSRILITGASGCVGQYISSWLLQHSDAELLLWLRDPEKLKAVSAEHPRIRLLVGDLRDTDRFAQELASVHRVIHTATAWGDPDRAEQVNVVAVKRMLELLDPSVVEQIIYFSTASILDRHLQPLPEALAYGTEYIQTKARCLQDLEVHPLAARIIAVFPTLVFGGRLDGSSPFPTSYLTEGLGEASRWLWLARWLRADASFHFIHAEDIARICGQFAITPHAANQEPGQGALRRIVMGQPALYVDDAVATLCRWRGVWRTPGIPLIPWLIETLIRVLPIDVTAWDRFSIRQRHFVHEPASTPERFGESSHAPDLETVLGDSGLPRREGLRSRRKVTAMT; encoded by the coding sequence TTGAGCCGAATTCTGATCACTGGCGCAAGCGGCTGCGTCGGCCAGTACATCAGCAGCTGGCTTCTGCAGCACTCGGATGCAGAGCTTCTGCTCTGGCTGCGTGATCCTGAGAAACTCAAGGCCGTCTCAGCTGAGCATCCACGAATCCGTTTGCTGGTGGGCGATCTGCGGGATACCGACCGGTTCGCCCAAGAGCTGGCATCGGTCCACCGGGTGATTCACACCGCCACAGCCTGGGGAGATCCTGATCGGGCGGAACAGGTGAATGTGGTGGCGGTGAAACGAATGCTGGAACTCCTCGACCCCAGCGTTGTGGAACAGATCATCTACTTCTCAACCGCCAGCATCCTGGATCGACATCTCCAGCCGCTGCCTGAAGCCCTTGCCTATGGAACGGAGTACATCCAGACAAAAGCACGGTGTCTCCAGGATCTCGAGGTGCATCCTCTCGCTGCACGGATCATCGCAGTGTTCCCAACCCTCGTCTTCGGGGGACGACTGGATGGCTCCAGTCCCTTTCCTACGAGCTACCTCACCGAGGGACTTGGGGAAGCAAGCCGTTGGCTGTGGCTCGCCCGCTGGCTGAGGGCGGATGCCAGCTTCCACTTCATCCACGCCGAAGACATTGCCCGCATCTGTGGCCAGTTCGCCATCACCCCCCATGCAGCGAACCAGGAACCAGGGCAGGGAGCGCTGCGCCGGATCGTGATGGGGCAGCCGGCGCTCTACGTGGACGATGCCGTCGCCACGCTCTGCCGTTGGCGAGGTGTCTGGCGCACGCCGGGAATCCCTTTGATTCCCTGGCTGATTGAAACCCTGATCCGTGTTCTGCCGATCGATGTGACGGCCTGGGACCGTTTCAGCATCCGTCAGCGGCATTTCGTGCATGAGCCTGCCAGCACGCCGGAGCGCTTTGGGGAGAGCAGCCATGCCCCCGATCTTGAGACAGTTCTTGGCGATTCCGGACTTCCGAGGCGCGAAGGTCTAAGAAGCCGGCGTAAAGTCACTGCAATGACCTGA
- the hemE gene encoding uroporphyrinogen decarboxylase → MSDSLPLLLRAARGESVERPPVWMMRQAGRYMKVYRDLRERHPSFRERSENPDLSYEISMQPFEAFQPDGVILFSDILTPLPGMGIDFDIVESKGPLINDPIRSISQVEALRPLNPADSMPFVGEVLGRLRESVGNQAAVLGFVGAPWTLAAYVVEGKSSKNYAVIKAMAFQEPELLHRLLGHFAESIASYLRYQIDSGAQVVQMFDSWAGQLSPTDYDTFAAPYQRRVVELVKQTHPDTPFILYISGSAGVIERMAQTGVDIVSLDWTVDMAEACKRLPQHIGVQGNVDPGLLFGTPEAIRDRIDDTVRKARGRRHILNLGHGILPGTPEENGRAFFEAGKTVMDRVGAAA, encoded by the coding sequence ATGAGCGATTCACTGCCCCTGCTGCTACGAGCCGCGCGCGGTGAATCTGTGGAGCGGCCACCCGTCTGGATGATGCGCCAGGCGGGCCGTTACATGAAGGTGTACCGAGATCTTCGCGAGCGCCATCCGAGTTTTCGCGAGCGATCTGAAAATCCGGATCTTTCCTACGAGATCTCGATGCAGCCGTTCGAGGCGTTTCAACCCGACGGCGTGATCCTGTTCTCGGACATCCTCACTCCACTGCCGGGAATGGGCATCGATTTCGACATCGTCGAAAGCAAGGGGCCGCTGATCAACGACCCGATTCGTTCCATCAGTCAGGTGGAAGCGCTTCGCCCTCTGAATCCCGCCGACTCCATGCCCTTCGTCGGAGAAGTTCTCGGTCGGCTGCGCGAAAGCGTTGGCAACCAGGCTGCGGTGCTGGGTTTTGTTGGTGCGCCCTGGACCCTTGCGGCCTACGTCGTGGAAGGGAAAAGCAGCAAGAATTACGCCGTGATCAAAGCGATGGCGTTCCAGGAGCCTGAACTCCTGCATCGACTGCTTGGCCACTTCGCCGAATCCATTGCCAGTTATCTCCGATACCAGATCGATTCCGGGGCCCAGGTTGTACAGATGTTCGACTCCTGGGCTGGCCAGCTCAGCCCCACCGACTACGACACCTTCGCCGCTCCGTATCAACGTCGGGTGGTTGAACTGGTGAAACAGACCCATCCGGACACACCCTTCATCCTTTACATCTCCGGCAGCGCCGGTGTGATCGAGCGAATGGCACAGACGGGTGTTGACATTGTGTCCCTGGACTGGACCGTCGACATGGCCGAAGCCTGCAAACGGCTGCCTCAACACATCGGCGTTCAGGGGAACGTGGACCCTGGTCTGCTGTTCGGAACACCTGAGGCGATCCGTGACCGAATAGACGACACCGTGCGCAAGGCACGCGGACGTCGGCACATCCTCAACCTTGGTCATGGCATCCTGCCGGGAACTCCAGAGGAGAACGGTCGTGCCTTCTTCGAGGCAGGCAAAACCGTGATGGATCGCGTCGGGGCCGCCGCTTGA